A region of Gadus morhua chromosome 18, gadMor3.0, whole genome shotgun sequence DNA encodes the following proteins:
- the LOC115531099 gene encoding rho GTPase-activating protein 27-like, with the protein MEQVEVEHGYEYTTRDGLRVAILPQERYLLVTKTSDHWWHVCKDLSSKPFYIPAQYVKGCASPGDGPWGTGLDAGPPTESLGGSEPLDESSGVGPMGGPAGDAWPSPLDEEFTSPVHPRTRGAGGAAAGGGGAGGGAGEGGGGGGGGG; encoded by the coding sequence atggagcaggtggaggtggagcacgGGTACGAGTACACGACCAGGGACGGCCTCCGGGTGGCCATCCTGCCCCAGGAACGCTACCTTCTGGTCACCAAGACCAGCGACCACTGGTGGCACGTGTGCAAGGACCTGAGCAGCAAGCCTTTCTACATCCCAGCGCAGTATGTGAAGGGGTGCGCGTCCCCAGGCGACGGTCCTTGGGGCACGGGGCTCGATGCCGGGCCTCCGACGGAGAGTCTGGGTGGAAGTGAACCGTTGGATGAGTCATCAGGCGTGGGGCCGATGGGAGGGCCTGCAGGGGATGCCTGGCCGTCCCCTCTGGATGAGGAGTTCACGAGCCCTGTGCACCCCAGGAcacgaggagcaggaggagcagcagcaggaggaggaggagcaggaggaggagcaggagaaggaggaggaggaggaggaggaggagga
- the mfsd13a gene encoding transmembrane protein 180 produces the protein MGARRWLYRPAVPNTAVLYGSLALFVSILHNVFLLYYVETFVSVYKIDKVSFWVGEAVFLIWNSFNDPLFGWLSDRAFLSSPQVGSQITSPEVVLKRLAALSRNGPLFALSFLGFWVAWARPSLQFLVCLCLYDGFLTAVDLNHNALLADLAVSAADRTRLNFHCSLFSAVGSLSVFLSYCFWDKEDLRSFRLFCVALAAVSALGFWAVSRLLRQRFESQLRPGTNDAAGLKELGIGHALPPQEQPVTIGQYLRQLSKHKNFMWFASMNLVQVFHCHFNSNFFPLFLEHLLSDNISASAGSLLLGVSYIAPHLNNLYFLTLCRRYGVYQVIRWLFMLKLGLSVAMLLAGADHIYLLCIFIASNRVFTEGTCKLLNLVISDLVDEDFVLNRRRQAASALLFGMVALVTKPGQTFAPLIGTWLLCFYTGYDIFERRPAQHALVGVGVAPEGGPQGAGPAPGTAPLRLGCFYMLVVVPIICALLQLTAWSRFTLHGRKLQGIKTQRQGAQHAPLADVKAI, from the exons atGGGCGCGCGGCGGTGGCTGTACCGGCCGGCCGTCCCCAACACGGCCGTCCTGTACGGCTCGCTGGCCCTCTTCGTGTCCATCCTCCACAACGTGTTCCTGCTGTACTACGTCGAGACCTTCGTGTCCGTCTACAAGATCGACAAGGTCTCCTTCTGGGTGGGAGAG GCTGTGTTCCTGATATGGAACAGCTTCAACGACCCCCTCTTCGGCTGGTTGAGCGACCGGGCCTTTCTTAGCTCGCCACA ggtgGGCTCCCAGATCACATCCCCCGAGGTGGTGCTGAAGCGCCTGGCCGCCCTCTCCCGCAACGGGCCCCTGTTCGCCCTCTCCTTCCTGGGCTTCTGGGTGGCGTGGGCGCGGCCCTCGCTCCAGTTCCTGGTGTGCCTGTGCCTCTACGACGGCTTCCTCACCGCCGTGGACCTCAACCACAACGCCCTGCTGGCGGACCTGGCGGTGTCGGCGGCGGATCGCACGCGCCTCAACTTCCACTGCTCGCTGTTCAGCGCCGTGGGCTCGCTGTCCGTCTTCCTGTCCTACTGCTTCTGGGACAAGGAGGACCTGCGCTCGTTCCGGCTGTTCTGCGTGGCGCTGGCGGCCGTGTCGGCGCTGGGCTTCTGGGCCGTGTCCCGGCTGCTACGGCAGCGCTTCGAGAGCCAGCTCCGCCCCGGGACGAACGACGCTGCCGGCCTCAAAGA gCTGGGCATCGGCCATGCCCTGCCTCCCCAGGAACAGCCCGTCACCATCGGACAGTACCTCAGGCAGCTCTCCAAGCACAAGAACTTCATGTGGTTCGCGTCGATGAACCTCGTCCAG GTGTTTCACTGCCACTTCAACAGCAACTTCTTCCCCCTGTTCCTTGAACATCTGCTCTCGGACAACATCTCGGCCTCGGCCGGCTCTCTCCTGCTAG GCGTCTCCTACATCGCGCCCCACCTCAACAACCTGTACTTCCTGACCCTGTGTCGGCGCTACGGCGTGTACCAGGTGATCCGCTGGCTCTTCATGCTCAAGCTGGGCCTCAGCGTGGCCATGCTGCTAGCCGGAGCCGACCATATCTACCTACTGTGCATCTTCATCGCCAG TAACCGCGTGTTCACAGAAGGAACGTGCAAGCTGCTGAACTTGGTCATCTCCGACCTGGTGGACGAGGATTTCGTGCTGAACCGCCGGCGGCAGGCAGCGTCCGCGCTGCTCTTCGGGATGGTCGCCCTGGTAACCAAACCAGGCCAGACTTTCGCCCCGCTCATCGGCACCTGGCTGCTTTGTTTCTACACAG GATACGACATCTTCGAGCGGCGGCCAGCGCAGCATGccctggtgggggtgggagtgGCCCCCGAGGGAGGCCCCCAGGGCGCCGGCCCGGCCCCGGGCACGGCCCCCCTGCGCCTGGGCTGCTTCTACATGCTGGTGGTGGTCCCCATCATCTGCGCCCTCCTCCAGCTCACCGCCTGGTCCCGCTTCACGCTCCACGGCCGCAAACTGCAGGGCATTAAGACCCAGCGGCAGGGGGCCCAGCACGCCCCGCTGGCCGACGTCAAGGCCATCTGA